From a single Jatrophihabitans sp. genomic region:
- the purD gene encoding phosphoribosylamine--glycine ligase yields MRVLVVGSGAREHALCLSLAADPAVTALICAPGNAGTMSIAEHRRLAVSDPAAVAALATEVRADLVVIGPEAPLVAGAADAVRAAGIACFGPSRQAAQLEGSKAFAKDVMAAAGVPTARAAVCETAEQVEAALAEFGPPYVVKDDGLAAGKGVVVTSDRGQAAAHAAACGRVLVEEYLDGPEVSLFCVTDGVSVLPLLPAQDYKRIGDGDTGPNTGGMGAYAPLDWLPAGAVEQVVAEVARPTVDEMRRRGTPFAGLLYVGLAMTAAGPRVIEFNARFGDPETQVVLALLESSLAGLLHAAATGTLAEHSPLRWRAGAAVTVVIAAANYPGTPRLDDAIRGADLPGVIHAGTRRDGDGVLRSAGGRVLSATAVGDTLAEARDAAYRLVAGIELAGSQHRTDIAAAAVAQQAAR; encoded by the coding sequence ATGCGGGTTCTTGTCGTCGGCTCCGGTGCTCGTGAGCACGCCCTCTGCCTGTCGCTGGCGGCCGACCCGGCGGTCACCGCGCTGATCTGCGCGCCTGGCAACGCGGGCACCATGAGCATCGCCGAGCACCGCCGGCTGGCCGTCTCGGACCCGGCCGCGGTCGCCGCGCTGGCCACTGAGGTGCGCGCTGACCTGGTGGTGATCGGCCCGGAGGCGCCGCTGGTGGCCGGCGCCGCCGACGCGGTGCGCGCCGCCGGCATCGCCTGCTTCGGGCCATCCCGGCAGGCCGCCCAGCTCGAGGGCAGCAAGGCCTTCGCCAAGGACGTGATGGCCGCGGCCGGGGTGCCGACCGCCCGGGCCGCGGTGTGCGAAACCGCCGAGCAGGTCGAGGCGGCGCTGGCTGAGTTCGGCCCGCCGTACGTGGTCAAGGACGACGGGCTGGCTGCCGGCAAGGGCGTGGTGGTGACCTCTGACCGCGGCCAGGCCGCCGCGCACGCCGCCGCCTGCGGGCGGGTGCTGGTGGAGGAGTACCTGGACGGGCCCGAGGTGTCGCTGTTCTGCGTCACCGATGGGGTGAGCGTGCTGCCGCTGTTGCCCGCCCAGGACTACAAGCGGATTGGCGACGGCGACACCGGCCCGAACACCGGCGGCATGGGCGCCTACGCCCCCCTGGACTGGCTGCCCGCGGGCGCCGTCGAGCAGGTGGTGGCCGAGGTCGCCCGGCCGACCGTGGACGAGATGCGCCGGCGCGGCACGCCGTTCGCGGGGCTGCTCTACGTCGGCCTGGCCATGACGGCGGCCGGGCCGCGGGTGATCGAGTTCAACGCCCGGTTCGGCGACCCCGAGACCCAGGTGGTGCTGGCGCTGCTGGAGTCCTCGCTGGCCGGGCTGTTGCACGCGGCGGCGACCGGCACGCTCGCCGAGCACTCGCCGCTGCGCTGGCGGGCCGGCGCGGCCGTCACCGTGGTGATCGCCGCCGCGAACTATCCCGGCACGCCCCGGCTGGACGATGCGATCCGCGGCGCTGACCTGCCGGGGGTGATCCACGCCGGAACCCGGCGCGACGGTGACGGGGTGCTGCGCTCGGCCGGCGGCCGGGTGCTGTCGGCCACCGCGGTCGGTGACACCCTGGCCGAGGCCCGCGACGCGGCCTACCGGCTGGTGGCCGGCATCGAGTTGGCCGGCAGCCAGCACCGCACCGACATCGCCGCAGCCGCCGTGGCGCAGCAGGCTGCCAGGTAG
- a CDS encoding SigE family RNA polymerase sigma factor — protein sequence MTGPAGLDLAALYRDHRLHLLRMAVLLVDDRASAEDVVQDAFVSFQRSCHRLRDPEAALGYLRVCVANAARSAVRRRQVARKHLHRSAVVTDEPPADTELMLAAEHQEVLKALRRLPDRQREVLTLRYWSDLSEAQIAEALGISKGAVKSNASRGMRRLAVVLGSAR from the coding sequence GTGACCGGTCCGGCAGGGCTCGACCTGGCCGCGTTGTACCGCGATCATCGCCTCCACCTGCTCCGGATGGCGGTGCTGTTGGTGGACGACCGGGCAAGTGCTGAGGACGTCGTGCAGGACGCTTTCGTGTCGTTCCAGCGCTCCTGCCACCGGCTGCGCGACCCCGAGGCGGCGCTGGGCTACCTGCGGGTGTGCGTGGCCAACGCCGCCCGGTCGGCCGTGCGGCGGCGCCAGGTCGCCCGCAAGCACCTGCACCGCTCCGCCGTGGTCACCGACGAGCCACCCGCCGACACCGAGCTGATGCTCGCCGCCGAGCACCAGGAAGTCCTCAAAGCCCTGCGCAGGCTGCCTGACCGGCAGCGCGAGGTGCTGACCCTGCGGTATTGGTCAGACCTTTCCGAGGCCCAGATCGCCGAAGCGCTAGGAATCTCCAAGGGCGCCGTCAAATCCAATGCCAGCCGTGGCATGCGCCGGCTGGCCGTCGTGTTGGGAAGTGCCCGGTGA
- a CDS encoding 5'-nucleotidase C-terminal domain-containing protein gives MSRPDLPATEGFRLTVLGTTDTHGHILNWDYYTDAEYDDARHNDVGLAKISTLVNTMRAERGWCATLTLDAGDTIQGTPLAYYYARIDPITGAAAPIHPMAAAMNAIGFDAAALGNHEFNYGIETLRGFQSQLRHPLLGANALDWDTGEPVFDEFIIKDVPVGDHRGHQRGHRHDEHGEFVRIGIVGLVTPGCAIWDKASLEGRIRFNGIVEQARLVIPKVQQAGADVVIVCCHSGTDTSSSYGDALPWPENASTLLAQEVPGIDAILVGHAHQEIGQRFVPNTATGKQVLLSEPLRFGHRLTVMDLDLVSHRGRWQVGSASARVLNTSLVDADDTIVSLVLEQHEKVRGYVNSVIGACTFAMSAAASRYQHTAAMDFLNHVQGVAVKQALAGSPSASLPVLSIVSPFNAAAAIPAGEVTVRDVAGLYIFDNTLLGIAFTGAQVRQYLEYSAAYFKQVSGTGPFSPMQLIRAVTSRAPKGTSDHNYDIMSGLDAPLTYDIDIAREVGSRIRNLHYGGSPVTDEQRFVLAINNYRQSGGGNFPAVTTAPVLYDAQVEVRQLIIDWVSAAGVIDPAVFSDVDWRLVSDGQPIRITAESTR, from the coding sequence ATGAGCCGACCTGACCTGCCGGCAACGGAGGGCTTCCGGCTGACGGTGCTCGGAACCACCGACACCCACGGCCACATCCTGAACTGGGACTACTACACCGACGCCGAGTACGACGACGCCCGGCACAACGACGTCGGCCTGGCCAAGATCTCGACACTGGTGAACACGATGCGCGCCGAGCGGGGCTGGTGCGCGACGCTGACCCTGGACGCCGGTGACACCATCCAGGGCACGCCGCTGGCCTACTACTACGCCCGGATCGATCCGATCACCGGCGCCGCGGCCCCCATCCATCCGATGGCCGCCGCGATGAACGCGATCGGCTTCGACGCCGCCGCGCTGGGCAACCACGAGTTCAACTACGGCATCGAGACGCTGCGCGGGTTCCAGTCGCAGTTACGGCACCCGCTGCTGGGCGCCAACGCCCTGGACTGGGACACCGGCGAGCCGGTCTTCGACGAGTTCATCATCAAAGACGTCCCCGTCGGTGACCATCGGGGGCACCAACGGGGCCACCGGCACGACGAGCACGGCGAGTTCGTCCGGATCGGCATCGTCGGCCTGGTCACGCCCGGCTGCGCCATCTGGGACAAGGCCAGCCTGGAGGGCCGGATCAGGTTCAACGGCATCGTCGAGCAGGCCAGGCTGGTGATCCCCAAGGTCCAGCAGGCCGGCGCCGACGTCGTCATCGTGTGCTGCCATTCCGGCACCGACACCTCCTCCAGCTACGGCGACGCGCTGCCCTGGCCGGAGAACGCCTCGACGCTGCTGGCCCAGGAGGTGCCCGGCATCGACGCGATCCTGGTCGGGCACGCCCACCAGGAGATCGGCCAGCGGTTCGTGCCCAACACCGCCACCGGCAAGCAGGTGCTGCTGTCCGAGCCGCTGCGCTTCGGACACCGGCTGACCGTGATGGACCTGGACCTGGTCTCCCATCGCGGTCGCTGGCAGGTCGGCTCAGCCAGCGCGAGGGTGCTCAACACCAGTCTCGTCGACGCCGACGACACGATCGTCTCGTTGGTTCTGGAGCAGCACGAGAAGGTGCGCGGCTATGTCAACAGCGTCATCGGAGCTTGCACTTTCGCCATGTCGGCGGCGGCCTCCCGCTACCAGCACACCGCCGCGATGGACTTTCTCAACCACGTCCAGGGCGTGGCGGTAAAACAGGCACTGGCCGGCTCACCGTCGGCGTCCCTGCCGGTCCTGTCGATCGTCTCCCCGTTCAACGCCGCCGCGGCGATCCCGGCCGGCGAGGTGACGGTGCGCGACGTGGCCGGCCTCTACATCTTCGACAACACCCTGCTGGGCATCGCGTTCACCGGCGCCCAGGTGCGGCAGTACCTGGAGTACTCGGCGGCCTACTTCAAGCAGGTCAGCGGCACCGGCCCGTTCTCGCCGATGCAGCTGATCAGGGCGGTCACCTCCAGGGCTCCGAAGGGCACCTCGGACCACAACTACGACATCATGAGCGGGTTGGACGCCCCGCTGACCTACGACATCGACATCGCCCGGGAAGTCGGGTCCCGGATCAGGAACCTTCACTACGGCGGCTCGCCGGTCACCGACGAGCAGCGGTTCGTGCTCGCGATCAACAACTACCGGCAATCCGGCGGCGGCAACTTCCCCGCCGTGACGACCGCGCCGGTGCTCTACGACGCCCAGGTCGAGGTCCGCCAGCTGATCATCGACTGGGTGAGCGCGGCCGGCGTGATCGACCCGGCGGTTTTCTCCGACGTCGACTGGCGGCTGGTGTCCGACGGCCAGCCGATCCGGATCACGGCTGAGTCGACTCGCTAA
- the purB gene encoding adenylosuccinate lyase → MTATPDQPAKPAAKPAIPNVLAHRYASTSMATVFSPRHKVVLERQLWLALLIAQRDLGINTPDGAIEAYRKVVEAGVDAVDLDSIAERERVTRHDVKARIEEFNSLAAGGASAEQSHELIHRGMTSRDVTENVEQLQVRSALKLVRTKVLAVLARLARRAAEYESLALAGRSHNVAAQTTTLGKRFATVADELLVALARLDDLIARYPLRGVKGPVGTAQDTLDLLDGDADKLAELERRVAEHLGFEKVLTSTGQVYPRSLDYDVLSALVQLAAAPSSFATTLRLMAGHELVTEGFRPGQVGSSAMPHKMNARSAERINGFTVLLRGYASMAGELAGDQWNEGDVSCSVVRRVALPDAFFALDGLLETTLTVLDDFGAFPAVMARELDRYLPFLATTKVLMAAVRAGAGREQAHEVIKEHAVRVALDMREQGAAENDLLARLAADQRLGLDEGTLTGLLADPLAFTGAAQAQVRAVIAAVGYVLESEPAAAGYTPEPIL, encoded by the coding sequence GTGACCGCCACGCCAGATCAGCCAGCCAAGCCAGCCGCCAAGCCCGCCATCCCGAACGTGCTCGCCCATCGCTACGCCTCCACGTCGATGGCCACCGTCTTCAGCCCGCGGCACAAGGTGGTGCTCGAACGTCAGCTCTGGCTGGCGCTGCTCATCGCCCAGCGGGATCTGGGCATCAACACTCCGGACGGCGCGATCGAGGCCTACCGCAAGGTGGTCGAGGCCGGCGTCGATGCTGTCGATCTGGACTCCATCGCCGAGCGCGAGCGGGTCACCAGGCACGACGTCAAGGCCCGGATCGAGGAGTTCAACTCCTTGGCTGCTGGAGGGGCCTCGGCCGAGCAGTCCCACGAGCTGATCCACCGGGGGATGACCAGCCGCGACGTGACCGAGAATGTCGAGCAGTTGCAGGTGCGTTCGGCGCTGAAGCTGGTCCGGACCAAGGTGCTGGCGGTGCTGGCCCGGCTGGCCCGGCGCGCCGCCGAGTACGAGTCGCTGGCGCTGGCTGGCCGCTCGCACAACGTCGCCGCCCAGACCACCACGCTGGGCAAGCGGTTCGCGACGGTGGCCGACGAGCTGCTGGTGGCCCTGGCCCGGCTGGACGACCTGATCGCCCGCTACCCGTTGCGCGGCGTCAAGGGCCCGGTCGGCACCGCTCAGGACACGCTCGACCTGCTCGACGGCGACGCGGACAAGCTGGCCGAGCTGGAGCGCCGGGTCGCGGAGCACCTGGGCTTTGAGAAGGTGTTGACCAGCACCGGCCAGGTCTATCCCCGGTCGCTGGATTACGACGTGCTCTCGGCGCTGGTGCAGCTCGCCGCGGCGCCGTCCAGCTTTGCCACCACGCTGCGGTTGATGGCCGGCCACGAGCTGGTCACCGAGGGGTTCCGGCCCGGCCAGGTCGGCTCAAGCGCGATGCCGCACAAGATGAACGCCCGCTCGGCCGAGCGGATCAACGGCTTCACGGTGCTGCTGCGCGGCTATGCCTCGATGGCCGGTGAGCTGGCCGGCGACCAGTGGAACGAGGGTGATGTCAGCTGCTCGGTGGTCCGCCGGGTCGCGCTGCCCGACGCCTTCTTCGCCCTGGACGGCCTGCTCGAGACCACCCTCACGGTGCTGGACGACTTCGGGGCGTTCCCGGCGGTGATGGCCCGGGAGCTGGACCGTTACCTGCCGTTCCTGGCCACCACCAAGGTGCTGATGGCCGCGGTGCGGGCCGGCGCCGGCCGCGAGCAGGCGCACGAGGTGATCAAGGAGCACGCCGTCCGGGTGGCCCTGGACATGCGCGAGCAGGGCGCCGCTGAGAACGACCTGCTGGCCCGGCTGGCCGCCGACCAGCGGCTGGGCCTGGACGAGGGCACCCTGACCGGCCTGCTGGCCGACCCGCTGGCATTCACCGGCGCCGCCCAGGCCCAGGTCCGGGCGGTGATCGCCGCGGTCGGCTACGTCCTGGAGAGCGAGCCGGCCGCCGCCGGCTACACCCCCGAGCCGATCCTGTAG